A window from Citrus sinensis cultivar Valencia sweet orange chromosome 3, DVS_A1.0, whole genome shotgun sequence encodes these proteins:
- the LOC102608917 gene encoding piezo-type mechanosensitive ion channel homolog isoform X9, whose protein sequence is MGSFLIGFVLPLLLLTAALVNWSLISLVDLIAFLLFQFVAPKIGFRFRGRLLLLWPVIIFSTFVIVCQVVYLVIWACKGYKWNLVDAWWMKLIGFMIVKSWKSPSVVYFLVGQLLALFVALIDIYGNNFGLDPWRDSCWGHFLTVVDHLGSHLRVASCLLLPAIQLVVGISHPSWVFLPFFIGSCAGVVDWSLTSNFLGLFRWWRLLQLYACFNIILLYVYQLPVNFPSMFQWMADFVGLFKVSSNTEWPEICAGFSLILFYIMVCTVHLDIWSSLFKLSSIQCDLEEMDVIVSSRESSMTEHLLPSKHSFFIRESRSGVRHSNVLLRGAVFRTFSINFFTYGFPVSLFALSFWSFHFASICAFGLLAYVGYILYAFPSLFHLHRLNGLLLVFILLWAVSTYIFNVAFSFLNWKLWKDMEIWEMVGLWHYPIPGFFLLAQFCLGVLVALGNLVNNSVFVYLSGEDGRSSSETSTVEVREETKVLIVATIAWGLRKCSRAIMLALIGLLAMKPGFIHAIYMIFFLIYLLSHNVSRKIRESLILLCEAHFALLYLLRIDLISNALRQKDSLSMEILSQLGLLNHDSSWDFLEIALLACFCAIHNHGFQTLFSFSAIVQHTSSPPVGFSILKAGLNKSVLLSVYSASTAKYSHDNSSYERRIASFLSAIGQKILSMYRSCGTYIAFLTILLTVYMVRPNYISFGYIFLLLVWIIGRQLVEKSKRRLWFPLKLYAITVFVFSYSLSCFSSFELWLSRLIDLYFYLDYDSEASLLENVWESIAVLIVMQLYSYERRQSRHYRQDDPNLLDSGLLGFIKRFLVCHSQKILFLAVFYASLSPISALGLVYLLGLVICSTLPKASRIPSKSFLVYTGFLVTIEYLFQMWGKQAGMFPGQKHSDLSLFLGLRVYEPSFWGIELGLRGKVMVIVACTLQYNIFRWLEKTPSSSLNKGKWEEPCPLFVSSEDAFINGPHPNEEDKLLSDSGTRSMKREVAASNSWPSFTSVLTQTPNSVSSKRGESEASSTRKFSFGYFWGGAKESHKWNKKRILTLRKERFETQKTLLKIYLKFWMENLFNLFGLEINMIVLLLASFALLNAISLLYTALLAACVLLNWHFIRKLWPMFVFLFATILILEYLALWKNMSLNQHNPSENNVRCHDCSRSSAQHFQYCGNCWLGLVVDDPRTLISYFAVFMLACFKLRADLLSSFSGSSTYRQMMSQRKNTFVLRDLSFETKSMWTFLDYLKLYCYCHLLDLVLVLILITGTLEYDILHLGYLAFALTFFRMRLEILKKKNKIFKFLRIYNFVLIILSLAYQSPFVGEFSAGKCETIDYIFEMIGFYKYDYGFRITARSALVEIIIFMLVSLQSYMFSSQEFDYVSRYLEAEQIGAVVCEQERKAAWKTAQLQHIRESEEKIRQRNMQVEKMKSEMLNLQTQLHSMNSIANCNTTSPDTEGLRRRNTPLTSNWESRTPDKGEGLIRKQEQIIKEELQFPLEVHEFPAVVHMDNLMGVVSPKDSVGSPPCEINEIELDVADSADFDSNRSIKAKENPLKSAVQLLGDGVSQVQSIGNQAVNNLVSFLNITPEDSDMNELSSAEDEAYDEMESQKKRYVSLDRSYSLQSDKSSDATSLQIGRIFRYIWSQMRSNNDVVCYCCFVLVFIWNFSLLSMVYLAALFLYALCVHTGPSSIFWIIMLIYTEMYILVQYLYQIIIQHCGLSIDSDLLQALGFPDPAHKITSSFVVNAVPLFLVYFFTLLQSSITAKDSEWMPSTDFISRRRDALYRKEVLVNYSWSKKAQELLQQMINMVKLIIRRFFRYWKSLTRGAESPPYFVQLSMDVNLWPEDGIQPEKIESGINQVLKIVHDERCKEKNPSDCPFASRVNIQSIERSQEKPNIALVVLEVVYASPLTGCASAEWYKSLTPAADVAKEIRKAQSLGLFEQLRFPYPLLSIIGGGKREIDLYAYIFGADLTVFFLVAIFYQSIIKHNSELLDVYQLEDQFPKEFVFILMIIFFLIVLDRIIYLCSFAVGKVIFYLFNLILFTYSVIEYAWNMEASHQRAGEFALRAIFLAKAVSLSLQAIQIRYGIPHKSTLYRQFLTSEVSRINYFGYRLYRALPFLYELRCVLDWSCTSTSLTMYDWLKLYS, encoded by the exons ATGGGGAGTTTTCTTATTGGATTTGTGTTGCCTTTGCTACTTTTAACAG CTGCTTTAGTCAATTGGAGCTTGATCTCTCTTGTTGATTTGAtagcttttcttctttttcaatttgtcGCACCAAAGATAG GTTTTCGCTTCCGAGGGAGACTTTTGTTGTTGTGGCCTGTCATTATCTTTTCAACATTTGTAATTGTTTGTCAAGTTGTATATCTTGTTATATGGGCTTGTAAGGGTTACAAATGGAATCTAGTTGATGCTTGGTGGATGAAGCTAATTGGTTTTATGAT AGTGAAGTCCTGGAAATCCCCATCAgttgtatattttttagttgGACAACTACTTGCTCTTTTTGTAGCTTTGATTGATATATATGGGAACAATTTTGGTCTGGATCCGTGGCGAGATTCCTGTTGGGGTCATTTCTTAACGGTTGTTGATCATCTAG GTTCTCATCTTAGGGTTGCTTCCTGTTTGCTGTTGCCTGCTATTCAGCTGGTTGTGGGGATTAGCCATCCTTCATGggtttttcttccattttttatCGGCAGCTGTGCTGGTGTAGTAGATTGGTCTTTGACCAGCAATTTTCTGGGACTTTTCAG GTGGTGGAGGCTGCTTCAGCTGTATGCCTGCTTTAACATCATCCTGCTTTATGTCTATCAGCTCCCAGTAAATTTCCCAAGCATGTTTCAATGGATGGCTGATTTTGTTGGTCTGTTTAAAGTGTCTTCAAATACTGAGTGGCCTGAAATTTGCGCTGGTTTTTCTCTTATACTTTTCTACATCATGGTATGCACTGTTCATTTAGATATTTGGTCATCTTTGTTTAAG CTTTCTAGCATTCAATGTGATTTGGAGGAAATGGATGTTATTGTGTCCTCGAGAGAAAGTAGCATGACAGAGCATCTACTGCCCTCAaaacattcatttttcataCGTGAATCAAG ATCTGGCGTGAGGCATTCAAATGTTTTGTTAAGgggagcagtttttcgaacaTTTAGCATCAACTTCTTCACTTATGGTTTTCCG GTCTCACTGTTTGCTCTTTCTTTTTGGAGCTTCCATTTTGCAAGTATATGTGCATTTGGACTTCTTGCTTATGTTGGCTATATTTTATATGCCTTCCCTTCTTTATTCCACTTGCACCGGTTAAATGGACTGCTGCTTGTCTTTATTCTCTTGTGGGCTGTTAGCACATATATCTTCAACGtagcattttctttcttgaatTGGAAGCTTTGGAAG GACATGGAAATCTGGGAGATGGTTGGGCTGTGGCATTATCCCATTCCTGGGTTCTTCCTGCTTGCTCAGTTCTGCCTTGGGGTTTTGGTTGCTTTAGGTAATCTCGTGAACAACTCTGTTTTTGTCTACTTGTCTGGTGAGGATGGGCGATCTTCCAGTGAAACCTCAACAGTAGAAG TGAGAGAAGAGACCAAGGTATTGATTGTGGCCACGATTGCCTGGGGATTGCGCAAATGTTCTCGGGCAATCATGCTTGCACTCATAGGCCTCCTTGCCATGAAGCCTGGTTTCATACATGCTATATATA TGATATTCTTTCTGATATATCTTTTAAGCCACAACGTCAGCAGAAAGATACGCGAGTCTTTGATTCTTCTATGTGAAGCTCATTTTGCACTCTTGTACCTTCTTCGGATTGATTTGATCTCTAATGCTTTGCGGCAAAAAGACTCTTTAAGTATGGAAATTCTATCACAGCTTG GTCTCTTGAATCATGACAGCTCCTGGGATTTCTTAGAAATAGCTTTGCTTGCTTGTTTCTGTGCAATTCACAACCATGGTTTTCAAACGCTATTTTCATTCTCGGCCATCGTGCAGCATACGTCTAGCCCTCCAGTTGGATTTAGCATATTAAAGGCTGGTCTGAACAAGTCAGTCCTCTTGTCAGTGTACTCAGCCTCAACTGCAAAATACAGTCATGATAATTCCTCTTAtg AGAGAAGGATAGCATCGTTCCTTAGTGCAATTGGGCAGAAGATTTTATCTATGTACCGATCATGCGGAACCTACATTGCTTTTCTCACTATTCTCCTCACAGTATACATGGTGAGACCCAATTATATATCATTTGGGTACATTTTCCTTCTGCTTGTGTGGATAATTGGAAGACAACTTGTTGAGAAATCAAAAAGACGCTTATGGtttccattaaaattatatgctaTCACGGTGTTTGTCTTCTCTTATAGCTTGAGCTGTTTCTCCAGCTTTGAGCTGTGGTTATCCAGGTTGATAGATCTGTATTTTTACTTGGATTACGATTCAGAAGCATCATTGCTGGAAAATGTTTGGGAATCTATAGCAGTCTTGATTGTGATGCAACTTTATAGCTATGAGAGGAGACAAAGCAGGCACTACAGGCAAGATGATCCCAATCTCTTGGATTCTGGGTTACTAGGTTTCATCAAACGGTTTCTAGTTTGTCACAGCCAGAAGATCTTGTTTTTGGCAGTGTTCTATGCCTCTTTATCTCCAATTAGTGCATTGGGTCTTGTTTATCTACTTGGACTTGTCATCTGTTCAACTTTACCTAAAGCTTCCCGGATCCCATCCAAATCATTCTTAGTTTACACAGGATTTCTAGTGACAATTGAGTATCTCTTTCAGATGTGGGGCAAGCAAGCCGGAATGTTTCCAGGGCAAAAGCACTCTGATTTGTCTCTTTTTTTGGGCTTGCGAGTATATGAGCCCAGTTTTTGGGGCATAGAATTGGGCTTGAGGGGAAAAGTGATGGTGATTGTTGCCTGTACTCTGCAGTACAATATCTTCCGTTGGTTGGAGAAGACTCCAAGTAGTAGTTTAAACAAAGGTAAGTGGGAAGAGCCTTGTCCATTGTTTGTGTCATCCGAAGATGCCTTTATTAATGGCCCCCATCCTAATGAGGAAGATAAGCTGTTGTCAGATTCAGGCACGCGCTCTATGAAACGAGAGGTGGCTGCAAGCAATTCTTGGCCTTCTTTCACTTCTGTTCTGACTCAAACACCTAATTCTGTGTCCTCTAAAAGAGGAGAGTCTGAGGCTAGTAGCactagaaaattttcatttggaTATTTCTGGGGAGGCGCCAAGGAGAGCCATAAGTGGAACAAGAAGCGGATCCTTACATTGAGAAAGGAGAGATTTGAAACACAAAAGACActcttgaaaatatatttgaagttttggatggaaaatttgtttaatcttTTTGGTCTCGAGATTAACATGATTGTGCTGCTTCTTGCCAGTTTTGCTCTGTTGAATGCCATTTCTTTGCTGTACACCGCACTGCTTGCTGCTTGTGTTCTTCTGAATTGGCATTTTATACGTAAATTGTGGCCTATGTTTGTCTTCTTATTTGCTACCATTCTAATCCTGGAGTACTTAGCCTTATGGAAGAATATGTCTCTAAATCAACATAATCCTAGTGAAAATAATGTACGTTGCCATGACTGCTCAAGAAGCTCAGCTCAACATTTCCAATACTGCGGGAATTGTTGGTTAG GACTAGTGGTTGATGATCCCCGGACGCTTATAAGCTATTTTGCAGTCTTCATGCTTGCTTGTTTCAAACTTCGTGCCGATCTATTGTCCAGCTTCTCTGGGTCCTCAACGTATCGTCAAATGATGTCCCAACGTAAAAACACATTTGTTTTGAGAGATCTTTCTTTTGAAACTAAAAGCATGTGGACCTTTCTCGACTATCTGAAGCTTTACTGTTATTGCCATCTACTGGACCTTGTGCTTGTACTGATTTTGATTACTGGTACCCTGGAGTATGACATTCTGCACCTTGGCTATCTTGCTTTTGCCCTTACATTCTTTCGGATGAGACTAGAAAtactaaagaaaaagaacaaaatattcAAGTTCTTGCGCATATACAATTTTGTCCTTATTATTCTTTCTCTTGCGTATCAATCTCCATTTGTAGGGGAATTCAGTGCAGGGAAGTGTGAGACAATAGACTATATCTTTGAGATGATTGGATTTTATAAGTATGACTATGGGTTTCGGATTACTGCAAGATCTGCACTTGTTgagattattatatttatgttgGTATCACTTCAGTCATATATGTTTTCCTCCCAGGAATTTGATTATGTCTCGCGATATCTTGAGGCAGAGCAAATTGGTGCCGTTGTGTGTGAACAAGAAAGGAAAGCTGCCTGGAAAACTGCACAATTACAACATATTCGTGAGTCTGAAGAGAAGATACGCCAACGTAACATGCAAGTGGAAAAGATGAAATCTGAGATGCTCAATTTGCAGACACAACTTCACAGCATGAACTCCATTGCTAATTGCAATACCACTTCACCGGACACTGAAGGCCTAAGAAGGAGGAATACTCCTCTTACTTCAAATTGGGAATCAAGGACCCCTGATAAAGGGGAAGGTTTAATTAGGAAGCAAGAGCAGATTATAAAAGAGGAATTACAATTTCCTTTGGAAGTTCATGAATTTCCTGCTGTTGTTCACATGGACAATCTAATGGGGGTGGTTTCTCCAAAGGATTCAGTGGGATCTCCTCCTTGTGAAATCAATGAGATTGAGCTAGATGTTGCGGATAGTGCAGACTTCGACTCAAATAGAAGTATCAAAGCCAAGGAAAATCCTTTAAAGTCTGCAGTACAACTACTAGGTGATGGAGTTTCCCAGGTACAGTCTATTGGAAATCAGGCAGTTAATAACCTTGTGAGCTTTTTGAACATCACTCCTGAAGATTCAGACATGAATGAGCTGTCCTCTGCTGAGGATGAGGCATATGATGAAATGGAGAGCCAGAAGAAGAGGTACGTGTCTCTGGATCGTTCATATTCTCTGCAATCTGACAAGAGTTCAGACGCTACGAGTTTGCAGATTGGAAGGATCTTCCGTTACATATGGTCCCAAATGCGGTCTAACAATGATGTTGTGTGTTACTGTTGCTTTGTGCTTGTGTTCATTTGGAACTTCAGTTTGCTTTCAATGGTGTATTTGGCAGCTCTCTTCTTGTATGCTCTATGTGTGCATACTGGCCCAAGTAGCATCTTCTGGATTATTATGCTAATTTACACGGAAATGTACATTTTAGTTCAGTATCTGTACCAAATTATCATCCAGCACTGCGGGTTAAGTATTGATTCAGACCTCCTCCAGGCATTAGGGTTCCCTGACCCTGCACATAAAATCACATCATCTTTTGTTGTCAATGCAGTGCCTCTTTTTCTGGTCTACTTTTTTACTCTCTTACAGAGCTCTATAACTGCAAAAGATAGTGAATGGATGCCCTCTACAGACTTCATTTCTCGCAGGAGGGATGCTCTCTACAGGAAAGAGGTTCTGGTGAATTATAGTTGGAGTAAGAAGGCACAAGAGCTGCTTcaacaaatgataaatatgGTGAAATTGATAATAAGAAGGTTCTTCAGGTACTGGAAATCACTGACACGGGGAGCAGAATCTCCTCCTTACTTTGTTCAGTTGTCCATGGATGTTAACTTGTGGCCAGAAGATGGGATTCAGCCAGAGAAGATCGAGTCTGGAATAAACCAAGTGCTTAAAATTGTTCATGATGAGCGATGCAAGGAAAAAAACCCTAGCGATTGCCCTTTCGCTAGTAGGGTTAACATTCAGAGCATTGAGAGAAGTCAGGAAAAACCAAACATTGCGTTGGTTGTTTTGGAGGTAGTGTATGCCTCACCTTTGACTGGATGTGCTTCAGCAGAATGGTACAAATCACTTACTCCCGCAGCTGATGTTGCAAAAGAAATTCGTAAAGCACAAAGTCTTGGGCTTTTTGAACAATTGAGATTTCCTTACCCACTACTCTCTATAATTGGGGGAGGCAAAAGAGAAATTGATCTTTATGCCTACATTTTTGGAGCTGATTTGACTGTGTTTTTTCTAGTTGCCATCTTTTACCAATCCATCATAAAACATAATAGTGAGCTTCTTGATGTTTATCAGCTTGAAGACCAGTTTCCCAAGGagtttgtatttatattaatg ATCATCTTCTTTCTGATTGTTCTTGATCGCATAATTTACCTTTGTTCATTCGCCGTAGGAAAAGTGATTTTCTACCTTTTCAACCTCATTCTCTTTACATATTCAGTCATTGAGTATGCTTGGAATATGGAGGCTTCACACCAACGTGCGGGAGAGTTTGCTCTTCGTGCAATATTTCTCGCAAAAGCGGTTTCTTTATCATTACAGGCAATACAGATTCGTTATGGGATTCCTCACAAAAGCACCTTGTATCGGCAGTTCTTGACAAGTGAAGTTTCacgaattaattattttggctATAGATTATACCGTGCCCTACCATTCCTATATGAGTTACGATGTGTACTTGATTGGTCATGCACATCCACATCTTTGACCATGTATGATTGGCTGAAG CTTTATTCTTAG